CTTTCACGATGTCCATCGGCTGCGTAGGCTGTATGGGCGGAGTGAGCTGCATGGGTTGAGCGGTTTGTGTCATCTGAGCATTGGGATCCACTTCCAGTTCTTGTTCGGGAGGCTCCAAGCATTCGATCTTAGTTTGCTCGGTCACTGCTGGCGTCGGTATGGCTGAGACGACAGATGGCGCTGCTCTGGTTATGATGGCTTGAGAAACGGTGGATACAAGAGGAATATGCGGCTTGGGAATTTGATTACCCTGCGAGACAGGCGAGTGCCTCTGAGCGGTACTCAAAGGTAACGTTTGCGAGATGATGCATTTCTCTTCAGGTACCGTTACAGGGACAGTGGGAGCAATCTGTTGCGATACTATCGGCACGACAGTCTTGATCAGCGGCTGGTTGGTCGTAGCGACCGTCGATGCTCCGATACTATGCACCACGGatttatgaaccagatgagattGTCCATGCGCCACTATCACAGGACTCGGGGTCGAAGAGCGCGGTACGTGCGTCGTGAGAAGTTGAAGACTCGACAGTTCTTGTTTCTGTCTAGGTGACAATAAATTATTATCCGTCGTGATGGAACCAGGCATTTGTTTCTGAGATCTGGATGTGAGCGTGCAGGTGTCAGCGATGGTGGTTGGTTTTCCGAACACGGGGCTGGACGTGCTAGCATTGATCTCGATCTTGGCCGTTTCAGGAATATACGTGGGCGGTTGGTTGGGCGATGGTACTTTGGGCGACGTGGACGCTTTGTTCGTGGGTTCGGGGATCACGGCAGGTGACAATTTAGGCTCTTCTAGGCGTTGCGGAGGTTCGTTAGGATTGACTGGTAGCAACGTTTCTATTACGGATTTACCACCCAGGGCCGAGTCCCTTGAGCTCTTCACTGGCATGTAAGGACGGTGTGGAATATTCAACGTTAACGGTGGTAGGCCACCCCTAGGATAACTGGGCGCTAGAGCTCTCATCCCTGGAGCGTGTTGAATCACCGGCTGCTGGGTAGCCGCGGTGGAATAGATCTGTTGTGAAGGTGTTTCCGGTCTGTGAGAGGACACTGTGGCGCTCACGGCGATTCTCGCCGGCGGAGGTGACGGTTTCCCAACGTTGGGCACGTGAGGACTCAACGACGGGTTCCTCGACCACTGTCCGTTGGGCGACAGAGGCTGCGAGACTCTAGGTGACAGCTGAGAGGGTACCAAAGGCGGTATCCTCGATGGAACTAGAGGTGGTAGAGGTGTCAGATTCGAGGCAGCTGAGGAAGACACCGTGGATATGTTCTGCATCCTGGGTGAAGCCTGACGCATCGGGACCATCTGAGATTGTGGCGACACGGGCAGTTTCTGGTACAATGACTGGACGGTGTTGGGTGGTCTGGGGCTGGCAGCTGCGATTCTGGGCGTCTCGCTGGTGATGGGGACGCTGCACGGCCCCAGAGCTGGCTGTTTGTACTGCGGTGGCGGAGACGTCGAGACACGATGCGCCTGTTGAGTAGTTATTCTCTCTGGACTGGTGCGGCTGATGGTCGTATCCGTGGTTTCTAGCTGCTGCACGGCCTTGACGACTTCGCGAGGCTTCTCGTTCAGGTTCCAAGAATGCGCGATCACGGACGCCGGTGGACTCTGAGGCTTCGCTGGTACAGCGATTCGCGTTTCGACCGGTTTCTCTGCTACAGCTATGGATGGAGGAGCTGCAGCAGCGACGGTGCTGATGGTCTTCGTAGGCGACTTGTAGAACGATGGAATGTCTGGCGTTTTCGGCGGCTGCGTCAGGTCGAAGGTCTCGTAGTTGGGGTCCTCCTCCGTGTCCGTGTCTATCTGCAGATCGTGTTCGCTTTGAGGAGTGTCTGGTTTCAAATCTGTCTCGCCTTCCCCTGCGGAGGCGTTCAAACTCTCGACCGCTTGCTGCATCTCTTCGACGTCTTCCTGAGGCGCCTCCGGCTGCTGTCCTACCGTGTCGTCCACCTCAGCATCCTCCTCCTCGCCCTCGTAGGAGAAGTCCTCCGTAGATCCGCCGAAGGTCTCCTCCAGTAACGCGGCGACAGCGTCCTCCGTCTCTTCCTGAGAAATGGCGACTCGTGGTTTGTCTTCCGTCTGCGCTGGAGGCGTCGTGGGCGCTGCGACGTCGGTCTCCTCTCTGCCACTGCGCGGCTGGCAACTTCCCTCGCGTTCCTCCGGCTCAGAGATACTCTTCACTGCGTTCTCGTGGATGGTTTCGTCGATCTCTATGCCAAATCCGGGTATGAACTTGTCCTTCTTCTTATCTGGTTTCGAGGACTGAATGCCACCGCTGGCGACCGGAGGGGACATCGACGGTACCGTCGCCACGCTGGACGTAACTTTCGGGATGGGACTTAACAAGGTGTCTCTAGGCGATGGCAAGGTGGGCGACATCGTTTTCGTGATCAACGGACTACTGGCTCTGGGAGGACTGGGATCCGCACCCAAGTAGGGCAACTCGCCGCTCTTCTCGTGATGGtgatggtggtggtggtgaTGATGATGGTAATCCTTCCGACTGCGCTCCTCTTTCGACTTCTtccgcttcttcttcttctccttGACCTTCTCCGGTACCGTGGACGGCGTGGACGGCTCGACGCTGTCGTTGTCATCGGTAAATCGAAACACGTCGTGATCGTTGTTCTCTGTACACACTATACCAGATTTAGGGGAGTTTGGTAGCCCCAGGAGCTTCGCCTCGATCTCTCGTCCCGCCTCAGCTAGGTCGACGCTGTTCTCGTCCTCGGGTTGATGGCGCCGTTTCTTCTCTGTTTTTCGTCTGACTCTTTCCACGTCCAACACGGGACTGTGTCCACCGTCGCTGTCGGTAGCGTACGCGTTGTTCTCGGGTGCCATGTTACCGAGGTGGTTGAAGAAGGTGTTGGATGGACCGTCGTCGACGTCGTCCGAAAGCGGCCCGAAAATGTCCTCCATTCGCTGCGAGTCTCTAACTTCTTGTCTGTTGAGCCTCTTTCTCCTTGCTTTCGTCTTCTCGTCGCCGTTTCGATCTCGCCTTTTATCCTTCTTGTTCCGTTGCTTCTTCTCCGACCGTATTCTCTCCTCGTTGGTGTTCTCCAAAACCGTCGTTCCCGGCGTGGTGGGAGTGGTAATGACGGCCGGCTCTGACGTGTGATTCGGTCGACACTCCGTGTTCCCTGTCACGATGTTGGACTTGTTCTTGTGCTCGATGCTCTCCGACGACTCGTTCTTCAAACTGTCCTCCGTTGACATGGAGTTCTTCTGTCGTTTCTGCTTCTTCTTATGCGACTTCTTGCGCGAGTCCCTCTCGTGGTTGTTCACCACAATGGCGGGATGGTTTCCGCGGAAAGCAACGGAGATTCTCTCGTCGTCGTCGGATGTGCGCGGCTCCTCCTTCACTGTTGCATGACTCACCACCACGGTCGAGGTCTCCAGAGGGTTGTGTTTCTCCTCGGTATCGGCGAAACCGAGGTCCACGTCGCTCTCCAGGAACCTCTCGGTCTTCACTTTGCGAATCTTGTTGTTGAACGACTCGTCCTCCTCGCTGGTGTCGGAATGAATTCGAGATCGCGAGCCCTTCCTGGAAAGGGACTTCGCTCTGGCAGAATCGGACTCGGACGTCGCCTCGTCCTCCGTCAGAGCCTTGCTGGACACCGAGTCCCCATCCCAGGACGTGCTCTGTTTCTTCTCTTCTCGTCTCGCTCGACTCTGCTTCAGCTGCGAGAACTTATCCTTCAGACGCACCTGACGCTTCTCCTCCTCGAGCTTCTGCATGTTCTTCGTCGAGCGCGCCTTCACCTTGTCGTACATGCTGATGTAAGCAGGCTCGTCGTCTACAATGTCAAAGATGGAGTGTTTCTTCGGCTCGTCACTGTCCGTGTCCGTGGCCAACGGATGCCTGGTGACCTCCATATCGTGGGTGGACAAAGGATCGTCGACGTCGCTGTGCAGGTTCATGGAAGACTGTTGCTGATGATGCTGCTGTATCTCTCGAGAGTGATTGGAACCTACCGACGTCTGCTCGCTGGGCGAGTTGGAGTCGTTGCGCTTGGAGAGCTCCAGTCTGGACAAGAACTCTTTATCAGACTCGTGGGAGACCCTGGGGCTTCGTTCCCTGGACTCCTTCTCCGAGCGATTCTTCTTGCTTCGCTGTTTCTCTTTGCCACTGTCCCGATTGTTCTCTCTGCTTTCTCTGTTGGATTCCCTGTTAAGTTCCCCGTGGCTAGTCTCCCTGCTGTCTTGGGCTTGCGTGGATCCGCTGCTGCTCTCCTTGCTGTCTCGACTCTCTCTGCTGTCGCGACTCGAACGATGAGAGTCGTTGCGATGCTTACGATCCTCCGACCTTCTGTTCTGCCTAGGCCTGTCCCTCCAGTGTTCGGAGATCTTCATGCGTTTCGCCTCGTCCTCCGTTGGTCCGTCCTGCGACGAACATCGTCGCTTGATGGACACGGGCGCGGGTGAGATCTGATTCTGAGACTGAGAGACGGATTGATGAAGATGATTCTCGGTGGGCTGTCGTCTGCTCTCGTCACGATCCCTCTTATCTTTGTCCTTGTCATCTCGATCCCTCCTCTTGTCGCGTTCGGATTTTTCTTTCTCGCGCCTCTCCTGGTCCTCGCGATCCCTCCTCTTCTCGCGATCGTGTTTCTCGCGTTCGAATCTTTCTCTCTCCTCTTTCTCGCGCTTTTCTTTCTCCGCCCGTTCTCGTTCCTCTTTTTCTTTCCGTCGTTCCCGTTCCAATCGTTCCTTCTCCTCCCTCTCGCGTTTCCTCTCTCTATCGAGACGTTCCTTTTCCTCTCGCCTCCTGTCGCGTTCCTCCTTTTCCCGCCTCTCTTGTTCCTCCCTCTCCTTCCTGACGCGTTCCTTTTCTTGCTTCTCCCGCTCCAATCGAAGCTCCCGTTCTTTTCTGTCCCGATCTTCGCGCTCCCTCCTTTCCCGCTCTTCCCGTTCCCTGCGCTCCTGACGTTCCTTCTCCTCCCTCTCTCGTTTCTCGCGTTCCAAACGTTCCTTTTCTCGTCTCTCTTTCTCCTTAGCCTCGCTCTCCTCCCGTTCCTTTCGTTCTCGTTCTCTCTCCTCCCTCTCACGTTTGTCCTTCTCGTGTCGCTCCTTGTCCAACCTTTCGCGTTCCCGCCTCTCTTCGTCCTTCTCTCGCCTCTCCTCGCGTTCCTTGCGCTCCTGTCTGTCGCGATCTTCCTTCTCCCTCCTCTCCTGCCTCTCGCGATCGTCCTTCTcccgtctctctttctctttctcctcCCTTTCCTTCCTCTCGTAACGCACCTCCTTGTTCTCCTTGAACTCCCTCGCGTGACCGTCCGATTCGACGACATCGTTCACCAACGAGTCCTTCTCCTCGCGATCCTTGCGACTCCTCTCGACGTCCGCGTCCTCTTTCCGCGACTTCCTCTGGCAGTCCTTGTTCTTGCTGTACTTGGAGTCCCTGCCGTCCTTGCTGTCGCGGGAGTCTCTGCTCTCCCGACTGCCGCCGATTTCCTTCCTCAAACGAGACCGAGAGCTGTCCACGGAcgaagacgacgacgacgagcagGAAGAGTTCGACGAGGACGTCGTGGAAGACGGTGGCACCGTGGACGCGGCGCTGGACATGGAAGGTTGGTACTGACTGCTAGACGAGGACACCGTGCTGGACGCGGTCGTTGTCGCAGGCGTCGTCGacgttgtcgtcgtcgtcgtcgccgccGTCGCGGTGACCGAGGTCGTCGTCATCGGTGTGGGTGTCGGGAACGCGACGATGGACGCGGTCGTCGCGGTGGGCGTCGACGTAGCGGCGGTGGTCAGTCCTCGACTCGTCGATGCTCCCAAAACGTGAATACTACTTACGCTACCGTTGCTGCTAAGAATACTACTAGCTGACGTTAAACCACTACTGTTGCCGCTACTGGCTGCCGTCCCGCTACCGAGACCGATCGGCAGCGAAACCGGTGGCAATTCGGGACTAACGGTTTTGATTGATGTGCCGGGTGTGATAGGTGTCGCCGGTGTTGGGTGTACGCAGTTGTGCTGCACCGTTGTCCGCGGATCCGTTTTCAGCGCGGAGGACATGGTGGTCGTGAACGTTAACGAGGACAGGGACGCACTCATGCCGATCTGCGCGGAACCGCCGCCGGTCAGCTGCACCGGCGGATGACTAGGAAACGGATACTGCAAGCAGACCTTGCTGGTGCAGCCACCGCTGGACGCGAGGCCGCTCGTACTGCCGATCATCGAACCGACGTTCAGAACGCCGGTGAACTCTCTCGGTTCGTACTTTTCACTAAAGTTCTCTAAACGCTTAGAGTCTTCGTCGAACACACTCCGTTTGGCAAGAACCGACTTGACGATGTCGGACGGTTGCACCTCGTGCAGGTCCAGATCGAGCAGCTTGTGACGAAACCTAAAACGTTCGGACGCGGTGGCGTCGAGCTTGGCCAGCGCGTCGCCGCCAGCCGCGCTCAGCGCCCTCGAACCAGACCATTTCTCGTACTTCTCGTCGAGGGACCGTATCCTCTCCTCAAGGCTAGGCGACTGCGGTGCCGTCTCGCTGTCTGAGCTCGTTGGACTCGGGCTGAGATGACGAGGCGGCGGCGAAGCCGGCGGTTGAGGCGCTGTCCGCGGACTGGGCACCGTCGACAGGTTCGCGCATGGCGGACTGGCCACTTTCGCGAGACTGACGTTGCTCGATCGGTTGCTCccgctgctgttgttgttgctgctgctggtgttgttgttgttattgttgttgttgttcagCATCTGGGCGGCGAACCTCGGCAACGGCAACGACAGAGGCCCCTCGTGACTCCTTTCGCGAAACCGCCGCGGCTCACTGGGTACCAAGTTCTCGGGCCTCTCGTCGACCAACGGTGTTCCTGGTCGCGATCCATCGTGGTGCTCGTGATGCCTGCAAGAGATATTATTCGTTGGCTTTCTATTCAGACAGGACCCCATTAGTGTGCAAAAGTAGCAGAGCATGATCACGAGTTCCCGTAAAGAAATCCAAAGTGATACAATAAGAATTCGCTATCAAACAGAGACGATTGTGTAGATCTACCGCTCCCAAACGTAAACCTATTTACATCAGGGAGAAATGGACGttagaatttaaatattaactCTAACAATTGGGGAAATATTGTCGGTGATCAAGTTGTATAAGAATGACGTGTCTGCAAATATGATGATTGTATGATTACGATGCATACCTGCTAGTAACGTCGCGTCTGCGCTTGCAAGGTCCAGGACCTCTGCCTTCGCAGCTACCCCTCCTCGTCCCATGATGCACCACGACTTTGCTGTCGCTGACGCGCCGTATGTCCATGCCTTTTCTACTGGAGTGCGAGGTGACGAGCAAGGACGCGATTTCGGGCTCGTCGTCCTCGCACAGTATCGTCGTGGATGCTCCGTCGAGTTTCGCTCGTTTCTTCGGGGCGAAACCCACCTCGTCGCCGCTGCTGTGACACTCCTCGAGCTGCTCCAACAGGTGCACCCGTTCCTTTTGAAGGTGTCTGATGTCCGGCGGCGGTAACAATGGCGGTGGCGGCGCTGGCGGCTCGACGCTGGTCACCACGCTCTGCACGGCGTGACGACGCGACGGCGGCGGGCAGTCGTCGTCGTTGAGCTTACCGTCGCCCAGCACGCTGCTCTGGTAGTCGTCGTGACTGGCCCCGCTGCCCTGACTGAACTCGTCGTAGCTGCGGAACCGACGGGGCGCCGGTTCGCTATAGTCGCCGTCGTAATAGGTATCCTGGTAGGACCTCCTACTGCTACGGGACATCGCGGTGGGATGTGCAGGACTGGCACCAGGCGTACTGCCGCCTCCAGACGTGCGGGAGTAACTCGCCGTTCTCGACCTCGGGGGCGTCTCGTAACGGGTGAACCTGCTACTCGAGTTTGATACCGTCATCCCGGTGTCGAAACTACTACGCTCCCGCCTGGAAGGAATCCTTCAAATAACGAGTGTACTATATTTTCATGTTCTCATGTGTATGACCGTAATGTATCGCGGGGAGAAAGAAAGATCAGACTCGGGTGAAATAGAAAATCGacagtcgagcgcttgcgagagaggcaAGAGcgcagccctctggtggcgagtacaaaAGGCGACGCCACAAAATGTTCTCTTAAGAACTGATCTTTATTATTCCCTGCAATATACATAAGGTGTCTGGACCCAGACATTCGATCAACAGGTCGTTCGAAACAAATTATCAACCTCTGTGATCGAATAGCTTGCAAGACATCCACAATACGTTATAAATGTTAACCTCTTAACTGGGGAAGCTAACTTATCGATAGTGAGTTCTGTAAAAGTTAATGAGCCCAGAGTTAAGAGATTAATCTTTCATGAGCACACGTTTACGATAAATTAAGAAGTTTCAGTCTTCTAGCGTTATCGTACAGAGACATCCAGAATGTAGTGTTACGAGTAAGACTACATAATGCGCTAAAAAGTATACATACGAGACATCGAAGGTCGTCGCTGGGGAAGGCCTCGTGTCCCAAGGTTTTTCACCAGCGATGCCCTGCCGCTCAAGGTGCTCGTAAAACGTTTCCTGACACTCTCTGGAAGCAAAGTCCACTTGAAGCCGGCGTCCGCGAAGCGCTGCTCCCCTCATCTCCTTCACGGCGGCCTGCGCGCAACTGATTTGCTCGAAGAAGACCAGAGCGTGCCCACGCTCACGATCCACTACGACCTGAGATATCGGCCCGAACTGATTGAACTGCATGTTCAGGTACTTTTCCGACATACAATCTAAAAGAACGTTCGAGAAATTGTAAATTTATACGGCTCGACTGCGCTCATTTATCGTGCAACATAATTACTATAACCAGGGCCTCTGAGAGGAATTTTATCAGGGGGTACAAAGTTTCTTATGGGCCCCTTCCATTAGTCGATCCGTTTATTATCCGCTACGGTCCAATGACACGCGCACAGACGCCGAAAACATTTTTCAGAGCTCGCAGGAAATTTTCCGTACCCCCTACACACCCCCTCTCATGGACCCCGAGACTAATATTGACGCTATTGGCAACTCTCTCATCGAACCAGCTTCGCGTTAATTTCTATCGCCGATAAATTATCAGTCTATTTGTACAAGATAGTTGCAAACGCGAATCAGCGTTACGTGGAACAGGACGTTTCGTACAAGAAAATTATGGTAAGCGTAAGCCGCGCCCTTTTGGAACTATGCTCGACGCCAACTTGGTTGGCCGCTCAAGGCCGCGTCTCCACTGTGTGTGACGTCGCCAACTACCTCCCCCCCctcacacacacgcacacacacaagGTATTGTTACATACATGTTTCTTGCGTGAACAACACGTTTAGACTTACGAAATAGTATCACTGCGATGCAACCTTCGCCCGTCTTCTTGCTGCCCTCTTCTTGCGCTCTTACATTAACTTACTTCTCCCACGTACGGTCGTCGTCTTAGTCCAGCGTACACGGCTTCGTCCCCCTCTACATTCCGCATTGCACTTATTCGTACGGGCTACTACGCACACGTAACGCGGCATCAGCCAGCGTTTCTGTACCAAACCGACGGAGACAGAGCGGGGGGAAGGACCCTGATTCTTCGGAGCTCACGTCGAACAGAACTCCTGCAACCTGACGTCCCTATTTCTTTCGTTACTGATGTTATGTACTGTCGTGAGACGTGAGATAGAGCGGCAGAGTAGCTAAACGGTACGGTGGGGGTTACCCCTCGATGGCCTTGAGCGGCCAACTAAGTTGGCGTCGAGCATAGTTTCAAGGAAACGAGGACTTATCGATACATTAACGGCTCAAAGTAATCTCGTAATTTGTTCGAACGGAGCAGCTACTATTTCGCTCGGTGTGATAAAAATGAATCGTATGTCGATATAGTTTCTTGAGAAGCCAATTTTGGGCGGGAAAAGGGGTGTTGCAAACACGCTTTATGATAATTACCTCCAATGCCATCGACCCAAACACAGGACGTGGGCATCGACTTTCCAAATCCAAGTTTTATTCGATTTGCACCCAGGTGTTCGCCGTCCATCGATCGCATAGCTTTGACGACGCTACCGATGTCAGAGTATTGGCAGAAAGCATAGCTTGACACCGCGCCCTGTTTCTTAATATCTATTTCCTGTAAGATCAAAGAAACATCGTATTCACTTTCCTGCTTGTACCGCTAACCATTCGATACTCAAATATTGACGCAATTTTTGGTGGTGCAATTTTTGGGTTCGTTGCGCAGGGTGttccataaaaattttaatacctcCGTGAGAACgttgtttcaagaaaaaaaatatatccAAGTACTCTCATATGAACAAGGTTTCATTAGCCATACTATTT
This genomic window from Colletes latitarsis isolate SP2378_abdomen chromosome 8, iyColLati1, whole genome shotgun sequence contains:
- the LOC143344622 gene encoding uncharacterized protein LOC143344622 isoform X1, producing MVRETRHLWVGNLPENIREDRIREHFKRYGRVQSVKLLPRGEECPVDGGSGGSLGEGNEGGSGSSSGNGSSGGGSGSSNSTGGASATVAFMDIKSAAKAHATEHTLDERALTTQYYEPQHLQHRFPSHGSSEDHGSGVVSGGGVSGVGGVGVVGSGIVVGSVGGGVSGGGGSSVAGGGGGAGGGVSAVGSGLSVVVVGGVGVGGGGGGGGGGINDRERDRERERDRDRDRDRDRDRDRDRERERDRERERDRERERERDRDRERAGEGFESRGSHGSFYSSERSGRGVGSGGGVGVVGGVGGGGGVVVGGHPADPSPGDPGGYIPRGRPPPASSYHVTSTRARDRLYSRTGPYASGPPPPPHLDRHRGGLPPSSWSAYESTTSRYGTAPPPPSPANNDAYQDEQDYIRRVVPLGGGGGGGSSSSGVLRQHKKQRRKSRSGSSSPSGSSRSCSSSSSRSGSSAGSTSGGSTSPGSSPHRTGNAAVTEDRRPLAICVRNLPARSSDTSLKDGLFHEYKKHGKVTWVKVVGAAGDRYALVCFKKPEDVEKALEVSHDKLFFGCKIEVAPYQGYDVEDNEFRPYEAELDEYHPKATRTLFIGNLEKDVTASELRKHFEPFGEIIEIDIKKQGAVSSYAFCQYSDIGSVVKAMRSMDGEHLGANRIKLGFGKSMPTSCVWVDGIGDCMSEKYLNMQFNQFGPISQVVVDRERGHALVFFEQISCAQAAVKEMRGAALRGRRLQVDFASRECQETFYEHLERQGIAGEKPWDTRPSPATTFDVSIPSRRERSSFDTGMTVSNSSSRFTRYETPPRSRTASYSRTSGGGSTPGASPAHPTAMSRSSRRSYQDTYYDGDYSEPAPRRFRSYDEFSQGSGASHDDYQSSVLGDGKLNDDDCPPPSRRHAVQSVVTSVEPPAPPPPLLPPPDIRHLQKERVHLLEQLEECHSSGDEVGFAPKKRAKLDGASTTILCEDDEPEIASLLVTSHSSRKGMDIRRVSDSKVVVHHGTRRGSCEGRGPGPCKRRRDVTSRHHEHHDGSRPGTPLVDERPENLVPSEPRRFRERSHEGPLSLPLPRFAAQMLNNNNNNNNNTSSSNNNSSGSNRSSNVSLAKVASPPCANLSTVPSPRTAPQPPASPPPRHLSPSPTSSDSETAPQSPSLEERIRSLDEKYEKWSGSRALSAAGGDALAKLDATASERFRFRHKLLDLDLHEVQPSDIVKSVLAKRSVFDEDSKRLENFSEKYEPREFTGVLNVGSMIGSTSGLASSGGCTSKVCLQYPFPSHPPVQLTGGGSAQIGMSASLSSLTFTTTMSSALKTDPRTTVQHNCVHPTPATPITPGTSIKTVSPELPPVSLPIGLGSGTAASSGNSSGLTSASSILSSNGSVSSIHVLGASTSRGLTTAATSTPTATTASIVAFPTPTPMTTTSVTATAATTTTTTSTTPATTTASSTVSSSSSQYQPSMSSAASTVPPSSTTSSSNSSCSSSSSSSVDSSRSRLRKEIGGSRESRDSRDSKDGRDSKYSKNKDCQRKSRKEDADVERSRKDREEKDSLVNDVVESDGHAREFKENKEVRYERKEREEKEKERREKDDRERQERREKEDRDRQERKEREERREKDEERRERERLDKERHEKDKREREERERERKEREESEAKEKERREKERLEREKREREEKERQERREREERERREREDRDRKERELRLEREKQEKERVRKEREEQERREKEERDRRREEKERLDRERKREREEKERLERERRKEKEERERAEKEKREKEERERFEREKHDREKRRDREDQERREKEKSERDKRRDRDDKDKDKRDRDESRRQPTENHLHQSVSQSQNQISPAPVSIKRRCSSQDGPTEDEAKRMKISEHWRDRPRQNRRSEDRKHRNDSHRSSRDSRESRDSKESSSGSTQAQDSRETSHGELNRESNRESRENNRDSGKEKQRSKKNRSEKESRERSPRVSHESDKEFLSRLELSKRNDSNSPSEQTSVGSNHSREIQQHHQQQSSMNLHSDVDDPLSTHDMEVTRHPLATDTDSDEPKKHSIFDIVDDEPAYISMYDKVKARSTKNMQKLEEEKRQVRLKDKFSQLKQSRARREEKKQSTSWDGDSVSSKALTEDEATSESDSARAKSLSRKGSRSRIHSDTSEEDESFNNKIRKVKTERFLESDVDLGFADTEEKHNPLETSTVVVSHATVKEEPRTSDDDERISVAFRGNHPAIVVNNHERDSRKKSHKKKQKRQKNSMSTEDSLKNESSESIEHKNKSNIVTGNTECRPNHTSEPAVITTPTTPGTTVLENTNEERIRSEKKQRNKKDKRRDRNGDEKTKARRKRLNRQEVRDSQRMEDIFGPLSDDVDDGPSNTFFNHLGNMAPENNAYATDSDGGHSPVLDVERVRRKTEKKRRHQPEDENSVDLAEAGREIEAKLLGLPNSPKSGIVCTENNDHDVFRFTDDNDSVEPSTPSTVPEKVKEKKKKRKKSKEERSRKDYHHHHHHHHHHHEKSGELPYLGADPSPPRASSPLITKTMSPTLPSPRDTLLSPIPKVTSSVATVPSMSPPVASGGIQSSKPDKKKDKFIPGFGIEIDETIHENAVKSISEPEEREGSCQPRSGREETDVAAPTTPPAQTEDKPRVAISQEETEDAVAALLEETFGGSTEDFSYEGEEEDAEVDDTVGQQPEAPQEDVEEMQQAVESLNASAGEGETDLKPDTPQSEHDLQIDTDTEEDPNYETFDLTQPPKTPDIPSFYKSPTKTISTVAAAAPPSIAVAEKPVETRIAVPAKPQSPPASVIAHSWNLNEKPREVVKAVQQLETTDTTISRTSPERITTQQAHRVSTSPPPQYKQPALGPCSVPITSETPRIAAASPRPPNTVQSLYQKLPVSPQSQMVPMRQASPRMQNISTVSSSAASNLTPLPPLVPSRIPPLVPSQLSPRVSQPLSPNGQWSRNPSLSPHVPNVGKPSPPPARIAVSATVSSHRPETPSQQIYSTAATQQPVIQHAPGMRALAPSYPRGGLPPLTLNIPHRPYMPVKSSRDSALGGKSVIETLLPVNPNEPPQRLEEPKLSPAVIPEPTNKASTSPKVPSPNQPPTYIPETAKIEINASTSSPVFGKPTTIADTCTLTSRSQKQMPGSITTDNNLLSPRQKQELSSLQLLTTHVPRSSTPSPVIVAHGQSHLVHKSVVHSIGASTVATTNQPLIKTVVPIVSQQIAPTVPVTVPEEKCIISQTLPLSTAQRHSPVSQGNQIPKPHIPLVSTVSQAIITRAAPSVVSAIPTPAVTEQTKIECLEPPEQELEVDPNAQMTQTAQPMQLTPPIQPTQPMDIVKDEPVEVKHEETPIKEEFPSTESEFPLKQPCANETKPKIEQSDPVKVEKPSCIPKVEATENIVPKVEIETVKSEPVSEIKEEEITKENEEPEIEEEPAEDPLKEPSTDPLAIDVSKEDPADSKEDSDYWSAKEVNIESVIKKVDALCDGEGNDGDEETQHGPNLSNETQEQPKNEPEWFGTEPTENESKKNFSTNDEQDEGVETCESESTRSRRSRTKNRRGVSSRGGVTTRRSVRNTTTFPHKRGSKASRGSKHHVEKNKLPADVYEFHDDSEEDNAGRPRLILTIKSPVPSLVGSNAQPATPIAAVKEVPPEEFVSPAANTRKSKRLAERDGSRNTIDDVIEDVVRGSAANKGLAGGTTGVHATRRSTRHNNAPRNVQSTVQLTEPRKSTRGGRKSIRRTSENNDDSSEEKVKEVPPPPPEPPSKEEVAPVRDEPPKVEETSQPNPPPTQKPLSHEPMTLIDPVTGMLIPMRESEEGQYIPVSTAAGQIQAATRAAGMITANATTEALRPKPPQIENLTKPEESKKEQTVEPVQTPQIQPQTSVITKPQSPAVQVTSTASIVQTVTTSTTVACIPATTVATTITAPPICTTQPKPTSLKAHVLNASKLVTPPVQQQIVITKPTVPSVPSQSVVQNIVKPTQAVQGLHLQIPSGRVVSPSLSPRTKQAPQISAANGKSQGQPMSPVLNNTGVPPNPKQHLLQAAKQQASTIVNLPQKLPMNVHPASVTPAPTPRIHQPVSQPTALKGINGQPHPMNPKAHLLQAVVPPIVAGAVASPPTQPHLMNPQPVGVNCSRLPAPKPPVTGTMEPPKVEVSMSGCIMVPTASPQSRGVPISSYDGPLHGSAGAAPSPGGQYGLVPPHRSQSPPLPPPAHHHANASQGDVVNHYGGLTRGGELPPHYMHPQVLQYQYLRAQQEALTAPRIAYHIPGTRSPHLPLDPKLETGIEDSHSPPLELRRSTRTPQDRTTDSPQVAQVYMLHGAARLPPPPPQYNAGTNPTLTGAPAAARGGFYEPPPAHLRSQYPIAASEAPSDRAITPDRPRKHQVVTPPHASQVPPQADSFQMLLQRYPVMWQGLLALKNDQAAVQMHFVFGNPNVARDSLPCNSDGSTPPLRIAQRMRLEQTQVEGVARKMQMDNEHCMLLALPCGRDEVDVLQQSKNLQTGFIMYLQQKQAAGIVNIAAPGSQQPAYVVHIFPSCDFANESLARIAPDLLHRVAKIAHLLIVIATV